CCTCGACGCTGACGATACGAAAGCGCTCTGGACCGAAATCCGCGATGTCACGCCCTATGGCGATGGCACGGCCCGGCCGCTCTGGCGCGTGTCCATGCCTCCGTCTGAGGCGTGGAAACTGGTGGCGGGCCTCAGGCTCCGCGCCGGCATCGATGCCTATTACGACTGGCAGGGCGGCCTCGTCTGGATGCGCATGGAGGCCGACCACGAGGCAGACGTGTTGCGCCATGGCATCCGCAGTCTCGGCGGCGGTCATGCCACGCTCGTCCGGGCCGCCCCTGAAATCCGGGCCAAAGTCCCGACCTTCGAGCCATTGTCTCCTGCCGTCGCCTTGCTTTCGGGCCGGGTCAGGGCAAAACTCGACCCACACGGGATCTTCAATCCCGGTCTGATGGCATGAAGGAGTTTTGTCATGACTGATCCGAATTACCAGCCACCTCCGACCTCTGGCGGCGAAGGCTGGTTTTCCCCTGGCCGCCTGAATGTCCAGATGGTCTATGTTCTCTATCTCGTCAGCCTTGTTGTCGGCATCACCGGCATTGTCGGCCTGATCATGGCCTATGTGAACCGCGGCAAGAGCACGGCCTGGATCGATACGCACTACACCTATGCCATCAGGACCTTCTGGATCGGCCTGCTATATGCTCTGGTCTCCGCCCTGCTGATGGTGGCCATGGTCGGAATGCTCCTGATCTTTGCCACGGCAATCTGGTTCGTCGTCCGCTGCGTCATCGGTTTGCAGAAGGCCTCGGCCGGCGAACCCATCGCCCGTCCCACCAGCTGGTGGATCTGAATTCAAGTCACGGGAGCGGCCATGCCGGCCGCTCCGGGGGAGAAAAAGCGTGCAGACCAATTTCACCGCCGAGCAGCTCGCCGATCCCCATGTGGCGGAAGCCGAGAGCATCCTGCGCAAATGCGTGCATTGCGGCTTCTGCACCGCCACTTGTCCCACCTATGTGACGCTCGGCAACGAGCTCGACAGCCCGCGCGGCCGCATCTACCTGATCAAGGACATGCTGGAAAACGGCCGGCCCGCAGACGAGCAGATCGTAACCCATATCGACCGCTGTCTCTCGTGCCTCGCCTGCACGACGACCTGTCCCTCCGGCGTCGACTACATGCATCTGGTTGATCACGCCCGCACCCATATCGAAAAGACCTATCGCCGCCCGCTGATGAACCGGCTGACCCGGAACATGCTGGCCATGGTGCTGCCTTATCCCGGCCGCTTCCGGTTGGCCCTGAAGCTTGCGGCCCTCGGACGCCCGTTTGCCGGCCTCTTCGACAAGGTGGGACCGCTGAAGCCGATGGCCGCCATGCTCAGGCTTGCGCCGTCGACCGTCGCGCCACCCTCCGACTTCGCAAGGCCCGCGACCCACGCTCCCTTGGCAACCCGCCGTGGCCGTGTCGCGATCCTCACCGGCTGTGCCCAGCCCGTCCTGGATCCCGGCATCAACGAAGCGGCGATCTCGCTTCTCACCCGTCTTGGTGTCGAGGTCGTCGTGCCGCAGGGGGAGGGGTGCTGCGGTGCGCTTGTCCATCACATGGGTCGCGAAGAGCAGGCGCTGGACAGCGCGCGCCGCAATGTCGACGTCTGGACGCAAGCGATCGAAGACGGTGGCCTCGACGCGATCATCGTCACGACCTCGGGCTGCGGCACGACGATCAAGGACTACGGCCACATGCTGCGCCTCGACCCTGCCTATGCCGAAAAGGCCGCGCGCATCTCGTCTCTTGCGAAGGATGTGACGGAATATCTGTCCACCCTCGACCTGCCGATCGTAGAAGCGAAGGGCATGACCGTCGCCTATCATTCCGCCTGCTCCCTGCAGCACGGCCAGAAGGTGACCATGCCCCCGAAGCTGCTGCTGGAGACCGCGGGCTTTACCGTGAAGGACCCGCCGGAAGGCCATCTCTGCTGCGGCTCTGCCGGAACCTACAACATCATGCAGCCGGAGATCTCGGCAAGGCTGAAGGCTCGCAAGGTCAGGAACATCGAGAAGACCAGGCCGGATGTCATCGCTGCCGGAAACATCGGCTGCATGGCCCAGATCGGCTCTGCCACCGGCATTCCGGTCGTGCACACGGTCGAGCTGTTGAACTGGGCCTATGGTGGCCCGCGCCCGAAAAGTATCGAGCGACATGAGATCGGCTGAGCGAATTGTTAAGCGGTTTATTCTAGTGTGGGCCTCAGGATGGTACATCCTGGAAGGCCGATCATGTGCACTAAATCCTTGCTTACCGCGTTGTTGTTTCTCTGTCCCATGGCTCTGTCCGCCGAAGCGGCAGAGCGCATTTATTGCGCCGCTTCCGATCCGGTGGTCGATCTGTCGCTGGAAAGCGGTTTCAGCAGCAAGGACCAGGAAAAACTGGTGCATTTCCGCGGCATGGCCGGGGTGAAGGACCAGTCCGCCCCCACCGGTTTCCGCCGCTTCCAGATCAGCTCGGACATGCTGCGTCAGTACTGGATCGATGATCGCGACCTGCGTTTCAGCATTCATGCCTTCGCGCCGCAAAGGGAACCTCTCTACCGGGTGACCATGTCGATGATCACCGACCGAAGCTCCGCGACGCGTTTCAAGGGAAGCTACGACCTGAAGGTCGAGAAGCTGAAAATGGGCAGCACCGTCGGTGCCGAGACGATCA
This DNA window, taken from Peteryoungia algae, encodes the following:
- the glcF gene encoding glycolate oxidase subunit GlcF — protein: MQTNFTAEQLADPHVAEAESILRKCVHCGFCTATCPTYVTLGNELDSPRGRIYLIKDMLENGRPADEQIVTHIDRCLSCLACTTTCPSGVDYMHLVDHARTHIEKTYRRPLMNRLTRNMLAMVLPYPGRFRLALKLAALGRPFAGLFDKVGPLKPMAAMLRLAPSTVAPPSDFARPATHAPLATRRGRVAILTGCAQPVLDPGINEAAISLLTRLGVEVVVPQGEGCCGALVHHMGREEQALDSARRNVDVWTQAIEDGGLDAIIVTTSGCGTTIKDYGHMLRLDPAYAEKAARISSLAKDVTEYLSTLDLPIVEAKGMTVAYHSACSLQHGQKVTMPPKLLLETAGFTVKDPPEGHLCCGSAGTYNIMQPEISARLKARKVRNIEKTRPDVIAAGNIGCMAQIGSATGIPVVHTVELLNWAYGGPRPKSIERHEIG
- a CDS encoding DUF4870 family protein yields the protein MTDPNYQPPPTSGGEGWFSPGRLNVQMVYVLYLVSLVVGITGIVGLIMAYVNRGKSTAWIDTHYTYAIRTFWIGLLYALVSALLMVAMVGMLLIFATAIWFVVRCVIGLQKASAGEPIARPTSWWI